DNA from Borreliella garinii:
ATAAATTTGTTGATTTTTAGTTGTGGATATCCAGTAGCATCAAGATAGTCTTTTTGCCCATTGATTATCATTTTTGTAATAGCTGAAATATCTTCCCTTATTCTAAACAAATTCTTAGCAATGTTAATATTTTTTTCCAAGTATTCTATTTTTAATTTATGCTGTTCTTTTAAATTTTTATCTTTAAGGCTTATTTTATTTCCTATATTTTCTAGTATTGTTATATGCATTAATCCTATTGAGTGTAACAATGACCCTAGTGCGGCTTGCAGTATCATGTCTTCTGAGTAGAAAAATTCTGTAAATTCGGTATATTCAGTTTTATCAAGAAAAAATTTCATGGTTGAACGGGGTGCATTTTTCAAAGATCTTGTTTTATTCAAATTTGCAATTGTAATTAGAAAATAAATTGTTGTGTCGACTGAATGTAGCAGTATTGAATCGCCTTCTGTTTTGACTTTTCCTTTAAAAAATTCATAATCTCTTCTAGCAGAATATAAATATAATTTTTTTAAAGTTTTTTTATCTTTAAGGTTTTCTTTTGTTCTAAGCTTTTGAACATCAAAATAATGATATATTTCTAATAAAATTTTTTGCAAAGATGTTATTTTATGCCTTGGAAGTATTTTAAAGCTTCCTTCTAATATTTCTTTCCAATAAATTTGATTGGGTTCAACCTCCATTAATGTATTTATTTTCATGAGTGGTTTTTTACCTTTGGTAAAAAATATTGGGTCATCTTCCTTAAAGGGTTTATATACGTCTTTTAGATTATCTATTAGCTTTTCTCTTAAATAACTAAGATCATTATTCAAAATTTCTTCATTTATTTTTTTTATCAGGTCTTCATATGACACATCTTCTTCTTTTTTAAGTACAGGAATGTAGGGTGTATTCCCTTTATTAAGTATTTTAATAATTTTTTCATTTACTCTTGTGCCAAGTTTTGATAAATTTCCTATTCTTGCAAAAATTACGTCTTGTTGATTTAGATCTTTTATTTGCTTTATTTTTTTAAGTATCATTTTGAGATCCTTTAAATCTTTAAATAAATGTCGCCGAGGAGAATCGAACTCCTGACACAAGGATTTTCAGTCCTATGCTCTACCAACTGAGCTACAGCGACAACTGTAATTTAAATTAACATGCTGCCGAGGAGAATCGAACTCCTGACACAAGGATTTTCAGTCCTATGCTCTACCAACTGAGCTACAGCAGCGTTTTTATTCTAATACCTTAATTTTTTCATAAGTATATATGTTTGTCAACTCTTTTCAAATTTTAGCTTTTGAGTGTAGTGTTTAAAAAAAAAAGATTTATAGCTTCTTTGGACTTTTAAATAAGCAATTTTAAGAATTTAATTAATCTTTTAAAGTTAGAAACAATATTTTCTTGGAGATTTTTAAATGGTTTTATTTGTTTTTTAAACTTAAATAAAGACTTAAATTGCCACTTTATTTATAATAACAGTAATTTAGAATTTTTATTTCACAAGTTTTTAAAGAAAAAATTTATACAAAATAAATTTTCAATTTCTTTTGTGAAGATATTTAAAGAAATCCATATCTGTTGAGAAAATTTTTCTTTTATCTTTTAATACTGCTTTATAGCTTTCTAATGCCTGCCAAAATTTGTAAAATTCAATATTTTTACCATATGTATTTGAATAAATTTTTGCGGCTTCCCGGTCTCCTTCAGCTTTTATTTTTGCAGCAGTGGCTTTTGCCTCACTTAATAGGCTTAGCTTTTCTTTTTCTATGCTTCCAAGAATTTCTGTTTTTTCAGCTAATCCTATGCTTCTTTGTTCTTCTGCTATTTGTTGTCTTTCTGAAATCATTCTGTTGTTTACGGATTCAATAAGGCTTGGATCATAAGTAACTTTTCTTATTAGTACGTCTACAATTTCAATCCCAATATCTTTGGTATTGTTGTTTGCTATATTAATTATTTCTTTTTCGATTATCTTTCGTCCTTTTGTTATTTTGTAAATCCCATTAATTTTTGTTTCTTGTGGAGTAAGTACTCCATTAGACAAACGTTGGATTGGATCGTTTGAGCTTCTTATAATTTCAAGTAAAGGATATTTTGCAATAACTCCTCTAACAGCGGGTTCAATTGCTGCATCAATTCTAACGTAAGCTCTATTCATTGTTTTTATTGTTGTATAAAATTTATTTATGTCTGCAATTTTCCATCTGGCCGTTGTATCAATCCATATTAATTGCTTTTCCTCTCCTCCTGTTGGGATTCTTTGAGGTTCTCCATCCCATCTAAGAATGATTTTGGGGAATATTTGTACATTTTCAATTAATGGGATTTTATATTTAAGCCCAGCTAAGCTTTCAGTTCTTTGAATTTTTCCAAGTCGAGTAGTTATTGAAATTTCATTTTCTTTCAAAATATAAATTGGTTGGAAAATAGACAAAATAGTCAAGCAAACTATTATTGCAAAGATTGTAATTTTAACAGTAGATAATAAAAGATTTATTATAAATTTCATTTATTTTACCTCTTTAAATGGTAGAAAATTTTTTAAGTTTTTGTCAATTAATTCAATATTATCTTTGTTTTCAAGTATTTCCTTCATAGTTTCATTGTAAAGCCTTTCTTTTGTAATATCTGGATTTTTTAAGTAAGCGTCTAGTATGGCATTAAAAATTTCTGTGTCTGCTAATGCATTGTTTATTCTGCTTTCTTTGTATCCTTTGGCTTCTTCAATAACCTTTAATGCTTCACCTTTGATTTTGGGAACTATTTGATTAAATTCTTTTTTCCCCTCGTTTATGTATTTATTTTTGTCTTGAATGGCAATGTTTACATCTTCAAAAGCTTCGTAAACTTTTCCTTTTGGCGGCAGGGCATTTCTAATTTGTACTTGCACTACATCAATTCCTAAATTATAATTATCTATTATTTCGTTCATAGAAGATTTTACACCTTCTGTAACTCCCACTCTGTTGTCATTGATTATTTCAAAAATAGTATTGTCCCCAATTAATCTATTCATTGATGACTTTGCAATATCCTTGATTGTTGTCTCAGGATCTTCTACTTTAAATTTAAATGAGTAAGGATCTCTTATTTTGTATTGCACTAACCATTCAATATTTATGATATTTAAATCTCCAGTGATAATCATGCTCTCATCGCCTGAATTATCATTTTCTCTAAAATCGTTTGGAGACATTAGAAATCCAAATTTAATTTCTTGGACTATTTTTACAGGTACGATAAATTTTTCTTCAATTAACGGAATCTTAACATGTATTCCTGAATCAAGAGTTCTGTTAAGCTTGCCAAGGCGAAGTACAATTGCTTCTTCTGATGGCCCTACTATGAATATGTTTGCAATAATTATTATTAATATTAGTACTAAAGTAATAATAATTACTAAATATTCATAAGTTTTATTAAAAATTTGTTTTATGTCAAACATTTGTTTCTCCCAATGTTTTTAATTATTTTAATTTTGTAAGCGAATTTTATCGCTAATT
Protein-coding regions in this window:
- a CDS encoding HD-GYP domain-containing protein, whose product is MILKKIKQIKDLNQQDVIFARIGNLSKLGTRVNEKIIKILNKGNTPYIPVLKKEEDVSYEDLIKKINEEILNNDLSYLREKLIDNLKDVYKPFKEDDPIFFTKGKKPLMKINTLMEVEPNQIYWKEILEGSFKILPRHKITSLQKILLEIYHYFDVQKLRTKENLKDKKTLKKLYLYSARRDYEFFKGKVKTEGDSILLHSVDTTIYFLITIANLNKTRSLKNAPRSTMKFFLDKTEYTEFTEFFYSEDMILQAALGSLLHSIGLMHITILENIGNKISLKDKNLKEQHKLKIEYLEKNINIAKNLFRIREDISAITKMIINGQKDYLDATGYPQLKINKFIHELVRIFCIIDTYDELVNPIIIKESANPLETVKFLIENSGKYYWNRKEPNEQAKNKKFDIKMLENFLTILAPFDYGQIVSVNKKNNDENLFEAAVIEYKMSVMPNLSIINKKNQTYKLGEIILDLENKEILIKDTDGNYKKNPLKNVDDFIIKNNIPELNKNEIQLILFNYDRKSKSTTFSKK
- the hflC gene encoding protease modulator HflC encodes the protein MKFIINLLLSTVKITIFAIIVCLTILSIFQPIYILKENEISITTRLGKIQRTESLAGLKYKIPLIENVQIFPKIILRWDGEPQRIPTGGEEKQLIWIDTTARWKIADINKFYTTIKTMNRAYVRIDAAIEPAVRGVIAKYPLLEIIRSSNDPIQRLSNGVLTPQETKINGIYKITKGRKIIEKEIINIANNNTKDIGIEIVDVLIRKVTYDPSLIESVNNRMISERQQIAEEQRSIGLAEKTEILGSIEKEKLSLLSEAKATAAKIKAEGDREAAKIYSNTYGKNIEFYKFWQALESYKAVLKDKRKIFSTDMDFFKYLHKRN
- the hflK gene encoding FtsH protease activity modulator HflK, producing MFDIKQIFNKTYEYLVIIITLVLILIIIIANIFIVGPSEEAIVLRLGKLNRTLDSGIHVKIPLIEEKFIVPVKIVQEIKFGFLMSPNDFRENDNSGDESMIITGDLNIINIEWLVQYKIRDPYSFKFKVEDPETTIKDIAKSSMNRLIGDNTIFEIINDNRVGVTEGVKSSMNEIIDNYNLGIDVVQVQIRNALPPKGKVYEAFEDVNIAIQDKNKYINEGKKEFNQIVPKIKGEALKVIEEAKGYKESRINNALADTEIFNAILDAYLKNPDITKERLYNETMKEILENKDNIELIDKNLKNFLPFKEVK